The genomic DNA CTCGCCCACCTCTGCCGGGACGCGGAACGCCTGCGCTTCAGGTATCGCGGCAACGACGGCGCCTCCACCCGCCGCACCGTCGAACCGCACCGGCTGGTGTGCTCCGAGCGCCGCTGGTACCTGGTCGCCTGGGACGTCGACCGTGACGACTGGCGTACGTTCCGCGTCGACCGCATCACGCCCAGGCCGCCGCACGGCCCGCGCTTCGCGCCCCGCACGCCACCGGCCGACGACCTGGCCGCCTACGTCTCCAGAGGGGTCTCCACGCGCGCGTACGCCGCGCAAGCCGTCGTCCGGCTGCTCGTGCCGATCGAGGAAGCGGCCGCACGCGTCTCGCCGTCCGCCGGGACGCTGGAGGCCGAGACCCCCGGAAGCTGCGTCCTGCGCACCGGGGCCGCGAGCCTCGACGTGATGGTGATCCACGTGATGATGATGGGCTTCGAGTTCGAGGTGCTGGAGCCCGCCGAACTCACCGAGGCGGTCAGGACGGCTCGCGATCGGCTTGCTCGTGCTTCGGCTCGGGCTGCGGAGCCTCCCCGGCGTGCGCCGGATGGTGCAGGTCGAACGCCGGGGACTCCGAGCGGACCCGGGGCAGCGTGACGAAGTTGTGCCGCGGCGGCGGGCACGAGGTCGTCCACTCCAGGGAGCGGCCGAAGCCCCACGGGTCGTCGACCTCGACCTTCCGGCCGTACCTGGCGGTCTTCCAGACGTTGTAGAGGAACGGCAGCGTCGACATGCCCAGCAGGAACGCGCCGATCGTCGAGAGGGTGTTGAGCGCGGTGAAACCGTCGGCGGCCAGATAGTCCGCGTACCGGCGTGGCATGCCCTCGGCGCCGAGCCAGTGCTGCACCAGGAACGTGGTGTGGAAGCCGACGAACAGCGTCCAGAAATGGATCTTGCCGAGCCGTTCGTCGAGCATCTTGCCGGTGAACTTGGGCCACCAGAAGTAGAAGCCGCCGAAGGTCGCGAAGACGACGGTGCCGAAGACCACGTAGTGGAAGTGGGCGACCACGAAGTACGAGTCGGTGACGTGGAAGTCGAGGGGCGGCGAGGCCAGGATGACGCCGGTGAGGCCGCCGAACAGGAACGACACCAGGAATCCGGTCGCCCACAGCATCGGTGTCTCGAAGGACAGCGACCCCTTGAGCATCGTGCCGGTCCAGTTGAAGAACTTCACGCCCGTCGGCACCGCGATCAGGAACGACATGAACGAGAAGAACGGCAGCAGCACCGCGCCGGTCGCGAACATGTGGTGCGCCCACACGACCACCGACAGACCGGTGATCGCCGCCGTGGCGCCGATCAGCGTCAGATAGCCGAAGATCGGCTTCCGGCTGAAGACCGGGATGATCTCCGTGATGATCCCGAAGAACGGCAGCGCGATGATGTAGACCTCGGGATGCCCGAAGAACCAGAACAGGTGCTGCCACAGCAGCGCCCCGCCGTTGGCCGCGTCGAACACCTGCGAGCCGAACCGCCGGTCCGCCTCCAGGACCAGCAGGGCCGCCGCGAGCACCGGGAACGCCATCAGCACGAGAATCGACGTGAACAGGGTGTTCCAGGTGAAGATCGGCATCCGGAACATCGTCATGCCGGGCGCGCGCATCCCGATGATGGTCGTCAGGAAGTTCACCGAGCCGAGGATCGTGCCGAAGCCGGCCAGCGCGAGGCCCATGATCCACATGTCGGCGCCGATCCCCGGCGAGCGCTCCAGGCTGTTGAGCGGCGCGTACGCGAACCAGCCGAAGGCGGCGGGCCCCGACGGCACCGCGAGCGAGCCGAGGACGATCAGGCCGCCGAAGAGGAACAGCCAGTACGACAGCATGTTCAGGCGCGGGAAGGCCACGTCCGGGGAGCCGATCTGGAGCGGCATGATCTCGTTGGCGAAGCCCGCGAAGGTCGGAGTCGCGAACAGCAGCAGCATGATCGTGCCGTGCAGGGTGAACAGCTGGTTGAACTGGTTGTTGTCCACGATCTGCATGCCGGGCCGCGCGAGTTCCGCCCGCATCACCAGCGCCATGACGCCGCCGATCAGGAAGAACGCGAACGACGTGATCAGATAGAGGTGGCCGATCTTCTTGTGGTCGGTGGTGGTCAGCCAGTCGACGATCAGCCGCCCCGGCTGCTGTGTCCGTACGGGTCGCGCCGTCGCCTGCGCGGTGTCCGTCCCCATCGCCTGCCCCTTCGCCGATCGGGTCCTGGGCTTGCAGCCCGCGCCACGGGTGTCCGCGAGCTCACGCCATGATGCTCGCGCCGCCCCGGGCTCCGACAGGGGGCGTGCGGGGGATCTGTGCCGGAACCGTGCATTTCTTATGCGGTGTCTGCTTCGGCGGAGCATCTCGGAATCGGAATGGAAAACGTCGGCAGCGCACTGCGCGCCGTGCTTTCCCGCGGTTATTCACGACCGCTTCCGACGGCCGCCAAGGTAGTCCCGAATTTCGTTCGAAGGTGGGCGCAACGCATACGGAACCGCTCGTACGTGTGACGGCATTGGGCCGAAACGCATGTCGTGGTCCTGTGACAGAAGTGTGACGGGGGAGGTACGGGTGACGCGGGGTGGCGGCCCCGGGCTTCCCCGGCCCCGGCTCGCGGCCTAACGTGGCGGCATGGCACCGACTCCCGCTCCGCCCGCAGAACCCGAGGACTCCCCCCAGGCATACGTCGGCCTGCCGGCCCGGCGTGCCGAGCAACTGGCCGGTGAACGCGGCTGGAGTTCGGTGCGCTCGCTGCCGCCGGGCGCGATCATCACCATGGAGTACCGGGTGGGACGGCTGAACTTCGAGGTCGCCGACGGCACGGTCGTCCGCTGCTGGAAGGGCTGACGAAGGGCCCCTGGATGCCCGCGAGGTCTCGGGCACACACGAAGGCCCCCGGTTCCGCTGGAGCCGGGGGCCTTCGTGGTGCGGCGGGGAGGGGTGTGCGTACCGGACCCGCCGCCGGTGTCTCAGCCGCCCGCCACCGGGCGGGCCGAAGTGGTGGTGGTGCGCGCGACTCGGTCCGAGTGCGGCGGACGACGGCTGCCGACCGGTGTCACCGGGGTGCGCTCCGAGCGGGCGGTGTGCGGCCCGGGGGCCAGGTAGAGGGGCGGACGGGAGGTCCGGGCTGGGCCGGCCGGCTCGCGGACGGGAGTCTCCTCGTCCGGGGCCGAGCGGGCGATCGGCACGGGCGCGCCGACCGGGGCCGGAGCGGGCGCCGTGCGTCCGGGGCGGGACCGCAAGGAGTCGCGCAGCCTGAAGATCCCGGCTTCGGCGAGGGCGATCAGCGGCTCGAACCAGGGCAGCGCCAGCAGGATCAGCAGCCCCGCGGCCCAGCCGAGCACGACATCGCTCAGCCAGTGCGTGCCGAGGTAGACGGTGGTGAGACCGACGCCGAGCGAGGTCACCGCGGACAGCGCCGACAGCCAGCGCCTGGCCCTCGGGGTCGAGGCCAGATAGGCCAGGATGCCCCAGGTCACCACCGCGTTCGCGGTGTGGCCGGAGGGAAATATATCGCCGCCGCCCCACATCTCGTTCGACCCGATCGTGACCGCGTAGTGCGGTCCGAGGCGGCCCATGCCGTACTTGGCGGCACCGACCGTGATGTTGAGCAGCAGCAGCGCGGCGCCCAGGGTCAGCAGCGGGCGCAGGGTGTGCTGCCGCCAGGAGCGCCAGCCCAGCCAGGACGCGACCATCACGGCGGTGGGGCCGCGCTGGCCCAGCACCACGTAGTAGTCGAGGAACGCGTGGATCTCGGGCCACTGCTGGTACGGCCGGAAGAACATGACCTGCCAGTCGAGCCGGACCAGCCACGAGGTGACGACCACGGCCCACACGATGGCCAGGTAGAAGGCAAGGGTCGCCGAGAAGAGGACCACCCGGTGCCGGCTCATCCTGGGCACGTCGATATGGGCCGGTCGTTCCGGCTCACGGTCCAGCCGGGCGAAGACCCGGTCCAGACGAGTCAGCTTTAGTTCGGTACGCACGTCGATCGACGTTACAGCGAGTGAGCTGTACTCCCGCCCGAAACACTGGCTTTGTGATGACGATGTGATGTGGGATTCCTCTCAGGGCGAGGTTTATCTCTGTGGATTCCCTAATCACGGACGCATCCGGCCTTCAATTCCATTGATCGCTCCGGGTGCCGGTTATATGGCCCTTATAAATTCGTTCACCGAATGCTGGGGCGGAATTGTCCGGCCGCTCACCCGGCCCCGAAGTGGATCATGGCGGACCCGAGCCGTTCAGCCAGAACGCCCCGTACACGGCCGACGCCACCGCGACACCGCCGAGAACCGCCGCCGACCTGGGGGTACGCAGCCGGGCCAGGGCCCGCGCGAGGGGCAGCAGCAGGGGGAACGCGGGCAGCAGGAGGCGCGGTTTCGAGCCGAAGTAACTCGACGCGCACAGGGCGAGCGCGGTCACCACACCCGCGTACACCAGGAGCGGCAGCGGCTGCCCCTGCCGTACGCACACCACGTACAGCCAGACGACCAGCGCCACCCCGACGATCAGCCCGACGCCGGCCAGGGCCGAGGGGAACGACGTGAACTTGTCGCCGACGAAGCGCGCGAAGGCGTAGCCGCCGTCGAAGCCGTTGCGCCAGCCCGCCTGGACGTCGAGATAGCCCAGCGGGCCCTTCCCGGTGCGGTGGCCGACCCACAGGACGTAGCCGGCGGCGCCGAGCGGCGCGAGGAGCATGCCGAGGGCGCGCCGCCACGCCGACGCGCCGTCCGCCGCCGGCGCGCGTCGGTCGTGCACGAACGAGGCGATCGCCGCCACCCACACGGCAGCGACCACCGCCGCGCCCACCGGACGGGTCAGCCCCGCCAGCGAGGCGAGGGCGCCCGCCGTCACCCAGCGGCCGGTCAGGACCGCGTACAGCGACCAGGCGGCGAGCGCCGTGAACAGGGACTCGCTGTACGCCATCGACTGCACGATCCCGACCGGCAGCACGGCCCACACGAGTACGGCGCACACGCCCGCCCGGCGCCCGTGGACGTGCTCCGTGACGGCGAAGATCCCCCAGGCCGCGGCGAGCGAGGCGAGCGTGGCGACGACCAGACCCGCATCCGCGTACGACAGCGGCGTCACCGCTGCCCCCAGCCGCTCCAGCCAGGGCAGCAGGGGGAAGAACGCGAGGTTCGAGTGCACGTCCCCGTTGGGCAGGCGCACCTCGTAGCCGTATCCGAGGCCGGCGACCCGGGTGTACCAGAGCGCGTCCCAGCGGGCGGTGAGCAGGGTGTGCGCGCTCGAGCCGCGCGCCGCGCTCCACAGTGCGAGCGCGACGAGGCCCAGGGCGCGTACGGCCGCGAACCCGAGGAGGGCGGGCGCGGCCCGGCGCAGAGCGCCCGCGTGGGGCGGCGCCGGGCGCGTTTCAAGATCGGTCACGCGCTCGATTATCGACGGGGCACGGAACCGGGTGTCCCTTTTGGGCGTGATGGACCAGGAAGAGCGTGGCGTACACCACACGTTCCCTGAGAGAAAGGTGAGAGGTCCGCCACGTGCCATCGACGGGAACTCGCGTACGCTGGCCGCTCACTCGCATCGTTGCGTGGGTCCGGGAGCACCGCTCCTCCCAGGGCCACCACCGCGGGGAAGTCCCCACCCCGTGGATCCGCCGAAGCGAGGGATCATCTGGGAGGTACATACATGTCCGGCACGACCACGGCCGCTGCGCGATGCCGTCGGGAGACCGGGCCCGGTGCCAACCGCTGGGTCGTACTCGTCGTCCTCTGCGTCAGTCTGCTGCTCGTCGCGCTCGACGCCACCGTGCTGCACGTCGCGGTGCCCGCCGTCACCGAGGACCTCAAGCCCGGCGCGATAGAGCTGCTCTGGATCGTCGACATCTATCCGCTCGTCTGCGCCTCACTGCTCATCCTCTTCGGCACGCTGGGCGACCGCGTCGGCCGCAGACGGATCCTTCTTCTCGGATACGGCCTCTTCGGCGTCGCCTCGGGGATCGCCGCCCTTGCCGACAGCGCACAGGTCCTGATCGGCGCCCGCGCCCTGCTCGGCGTCGGCGGCGCGATGATCATGCCCGCGACGCTGTCCATCCTGCGGCAGGTCTTCCCCGACCGGCGCGAGCGGGCGCTCGCGATCGGCATCTGGAGCGCCGTGGCCGCCGTCGGCGCGGCGGTGGGGCCGCTGCTGGGCGGGTTCCTCCTCGAGCACTTCTGGTGGGGTTCGGTCTTCCTGATCAACATCCCGCTGATGCTGATCAGCCTGCCGGTGGGACGGCTGCTGCTCCCGGAGTCGAAGGGGGACCGCGACGGCCCCTGGGACGTCGTCGGAGCGCTGATGGCCGCCGCCGGCCTCTTCGGCGCCGTCCTCGGCGTGAAGCGGCTCGGGGGCGGGGAGCCGCCGCTCAGCCCGTTCACCGTGGTGCCGTTGGTGGTGGGCGCGGCGCTGCTGGTCGCTTTCGTACGGCGGCAGCGGCGGCGGGCCCACCCGCTCGTCGATCTCCGGATGTTCGCGCGGCCCGCGTTCAGTACGTCGGTGGGATGCATCGTCCTGGCGATGCTCGCGCTGGTCGGCCTCGAGCTGATCGCCGCGCAGTACTTGCAGCTGGTCCTCGGTCTGTCGCCGCTGGAGACGGGACTGCGGCTGCTGCCGCTCACGATCGCGGCGATGGCGGCGGGACTCGTCGGGTCGAACATGCTGCACCGGTTCGGGCCGCGGCGCATGGTCGTCTTCGGCTTCTGTCTCACCGCGGGCTCGGTCGTCACGCTCACCGCGATGGGCGCGGAGGACAACACCGGGCTGCTGCTCTTCGGGTTCCTCCTGCTGGGGTTCGGCCTGGAGACCACGCTCTTCGGGGCGTACGAGTCGATGCTGAGCGAGGCGCCGCAGGAACAGGCGGGCGGGGCGGCCGCGATAGGGGAAACGTCGTACCAGCTGGGGGCCGGTATCGGCATCGCCCTGCTGGGCAGCGTGATGAACGCTGCGTACGCGCCCGGACTGTCGTCGGTGCCGGGGGTTCCGGCGTCGGCTTCGGGGGCGGCGGGGCATTCGCTGGGGGAGGCGTACGAGGTCGCCGCGCGCCTCGGCGGGGCGCCCGGCGCTGCCCTGCGGCACGCCGCGCGGGACTCCTTCGTGCACGGGCTCCATGTGACGCTGCTGGTCAGCGCGGGGTTGTTGATGCTGGGGGCGGTGATGGCGCTGCGTCTGCCGCGGGTGATGGAGTGCGAGGAGCCCGCGACGGGCTTCGCGGAGGTGCCGGCGCCGCGGGAGGCCGCGGAGTCGCGCGTCTCGGCTTAGCCACCGCTGTCCCGCCCACTGGACGTGCACGACTGTCCGGCCCACTGGACGTGCGCGACACTGCGTCGTAACGTCGGCGTCCCCGTCGTAATTAGCGTTGCTAGTTTTAGCGTGCCGGAGGCTGCCATGACCGCGTTCGATCCCGCCGACTTCCTTGGCATCGACGACCTCCTGGACGCCGAGGACCTCGCGATCCGCGACACCGTGCGGACCTGGGCGGCGCAGCGCGTGCTGCCGTACGTCGCCGAGTGGTACGAGAACGGCGAGCTGCCCGGAATCCGGGATCTGGCGCGGGAGTTGGGGGCCATCGGCGCCCTCGGGATGTCGCTCACCGGCTACGGCTGCGCCGGCGCCTCCGCCGTGCAGTACGGACTCGCCTGCCTGGAACTCGAAGCCGCCGACTCCGGCATTCGCTCCCTCGTCTCCGTCCAGGGCTCGCTGGCCATGTACGCCCTGCACCGCTTCGGGTCCGAGGAGCAGAAGCAGGAGTGGCTGCCCCGGATGGCCTCCGGCGACGTCATCGGATGCTTCGGACTCACCGAGCCCGACCACGGCTCCGACCCGGCGTCGATGCGCACGTACGCCAAGCGCGAGAGCGGCGGTGACTGGGTCCTCAACGGGCGCAAGATGTGGATCACCAACGGGTCCGTCGCCGGTGTGGCCGTCGTGTGGGCGCAGTCCGACGACGGGATCCGCGGCTTCGTCGTGCCCACGGACGCCCCCGGATTCTCCGCGCCCGAGATCAAGCACAAGTGGTCCCTGCGCGCCTCGGTCACCAGCGAACTCGTTCTCGACGACGTACGGCTGCCCGCGGCCGCCGTCCTGCCCGAGGTCACCGGACTGAAGGGCCCCCTCAGCTGTCTCTCCCACGCGCGCTACGGCATCGTGTGGGGCGCGATGGGGGCCGCGCGCGCCAGCTTCGAGGCCGCCGTCGAGTACGCGAAGACGCGGGAGCAGTTCGGCAGGCCCATCGGCGGGTTCCAGCTCACCCAGGC from Streptomyces avermitilis MA-4680 = NBRC 14893 includes the following:
- a CDS encoding helix-turn-helix transcriptional regulator translates to MLETSARLLRLLSLLQAHREWSGAGLAERLGVTPRTVRRDVDRLRELGYPVNASPGTGGGYQLGAGAELPPLLLDDDEAIAVAVGLRTAAGQGIEGIGESSVRALAKLEQVLPNRLRRRVSALNAFTVPMLRGPQPSAVDPAVLTELAHLCRDAERLRFRYRGNDGASTRRTVEPHRLVCSERRWYLVAWDVDRDDWRTFRVDRITPRPPHGPRFAPRTPPADDLAAYVSRGVSTRAYAAQAVVRLLVPIEEAAARVSPSAGTLEAETPGSCVLRTGAASLDVMVIHVMMMGFEFEVLEPAELTEAVRTARDRLARASARAAEPPRRAPDGAGRTPGTPSGPGAA
- the ctaD gene encoding cytochrome c oxidase subunit I encodes the protein MGTDTAQATARPVRTQQPGRLIVDWLTTTDHKKIGHLYLITSFAFFLIGGVMALVMRAELARPGMQIVDNNQFNQLFTLHGTIMLLLFATPTFAGFANEIMPLQIGSPDVAFPRLNMLSYWLFLFGGLIVLGSLAVPSGPAAFGWFAYAPLNSLERSPGIGADMWIMGLALAGFGTILGSVNFLTTIIGMRAPGMTMFRMPIFTWNTLFTSILVLMAFPVLAAALLVLEADRRFGSQVFDAANGGALLWQHLFWFFGHPEVYIIALPFFGIITEIIPVFSRKPIFGYLTLIGATAAITGLSVVVWAHHMFATGAVLLPFFSFMSFLIAVPTGVKFFNWTGTMLKGSLSFETPMLWATGFLVSFLFGGLTGVILASPPLDFHVTDSYFVVAHFHYVVFGTVVFATFGGFYFWWPKFTGKMLDERLGKIHFWTLFVGFHTTFLVQHWLGAEGMPRRYADYLAADGFTALNTLSTIGAFLLGMSTLPFLYNVWKTARYGRKVEVDDPWGFGRSLEWTTSCPPPRHNFVTLPRVRSESPAFDLHHPAHAGEAPQPEPKHEQADREPS
- a CDS encoding I78 family peptidase inhibitor; the protein is MAPTPAPPAEPEDSPQAYVGLPARRAEQLAGERGWSSVRSLPPGAIITMEYRVGRLNFEVADGTVVRCWKG
- a CDS encoding phosphatase PAP2 family protein — encoded protein: MRTELKLTRLDRVFARLDREPERPAHIDVPRMSRHRVVLFSATLAFYLAIVWAVVVTSWLVRLDWQVMFFRPYQQWPEIHAFLDYYVVLGQRGPTAVMVASWLGWRSWRQHTLRPLLTLGAALLLLNITVGAAKYGMGRLGPHYAVTIGSNEMWGGGDIFPSGHTANAVVTWGILAYLASTPRARRWLSALSAVTSLGVGLTTVYLGTHWLSDVVLGWAAGLLILLALPWFEPLIALAEAGIFRLRDSLRSRPGRTAPAPAPVGAPVPIARSAPDEETPVREPAGPARTSRPPLYLAPGPHTARSERTPVTPVGSRRPPHSDRVARTTTTSARPVAGG
- a CDS encoding glycosyltransferase family 39 protein, with product MTDLETRPAPPHAGALRRAAPALLGFAAVRALGLVALALWSAARGSSAHTLLTARWDALWYTRVAGLGYGYEVRLPNGDVHSNLAFFPLLPWLERLGAAVTPLSYADAGLVVATLASLAAAWGIFAVTEHVHGRRAGVCAVLVWAVLPVGIVQSMAYSESLFTALAAWSLYAVLTGRWVTAGALASLAGLTRPVGAAVVAAVWVAAIASFVHDRRAPAADGASAWRRALGMLLAPLGAAGYVLWVGHRTGKGPLGYLDVQAGWRNGFDGGYAFARFVGDKFTSFPSALAGVGLIVGVALVVWLYVVCVRQGQPLPLLVYAGVVTALALCASSYFGSKPRLLLPAFPLLLPLARALARLRTPRSAAVLGGVAVASAVYGAFWLNGSGPP
- a CDS encoding MFS transporter, whose protein sequence is MSGTTTAAARCRRETGPGANRWVVLVVLCVSLLLVALDATVLHVAVPAVTEDLKPGAIELLWIVDIYPLVCASLLILFGTLGDRVGRRRILLLGYGLFGVASGIAALADSAQVLIGARALLGVGGAMIMPATLSILRQVFPDRRERALAIGIWSAVAAVGAAVGPLLGGFLLEHFWWGSVFLINIPLMLISLPVGRLLLPESKGDRDGPWDVVGALMAAAGLFGAVLGVKRLGGGEPPLSPFTVVPLVVGAALLVAFVRRQRRRAHPLVDLRMFARPAFSTSVGCIVLAMLALVGLELIAAQYLQLVLGLSPLETGLRLLPLTIAAMAAGLVGSNMLHRFGPRRMVVFGFCLTAGSVVTLTAMGAEDNTGLLLFGFLLLGFGLETTLFGAYESMLSEAPQEQAGGAAAIGETSYQLGAGIGIALLGSVMNAAYAPGLSSVPGVPASASGAAGHSLGEAYEVAARLGGAPGAALRHAARDSFVHGLHVTLLVSAGLLMLGAVMALRLPRVMECEEPATGFAEVPAPREAAESRVSA
- a CDS encoding acyl-CoA dehydrogenase family protein → MTAFDPADFLGIDDLLDAEDLAIRDTVRTWAAQRVLPYVAEWYENGELPGIRDLARELGAIGALGMSLTGYGCAGASAVQYGLACLELEAADSGIRSLVSVQGSLAMYALHRFGSEEQKQEWLPRMASGDVIGCFGLTEPDHGSDPASMRTYAKRESGGDWVLNGRKMWITNGSVAGVAVVWAQSDDGIRGFVVPTDAPGFSAPEIKHKWSLRASVTSELVLDDVRLPAAAVLPEVTGLKGPLSCLSHARYGIVWGAMGAARASFEAAVEYAKTREQFGRPIGGFQLTQAKLADMAVELHKGILLAHHLGRRMDAGRLRPEQVSFGKLNNVREAIEICRTARTILGANGISLEYPVMRHATNLESVLTYEGTVEMHQLVLGKALTGLDAFR